From Methanomassiliicoccales archaeon LGM-RCC1, one genomic window encodes:
- a CDS encoding transposase: MKFIGIDVHKRIFTACVLDENEKVVGEIIDAETSEKGLDEFIEQYPPEDCRIVFENLGRAHFVFHYLWDRGYAVDVAHTGHGSMQEIANCNFKTDRIDAYKLALVCKDIWSGRKFIRRAHLSKDDVMRMKGLVRIHNECANIRDEMYLRILEYMSLHNIPEHPRYKDVKGQGYSQYLLDMKDPALSAMVNMMCSAI, from the coding sequence ATGAAATTCATAGGAATTGATGTACATAAACGCATCTTCACAGCTTGTGTTTTGGATGAGAATGAGAAGGTCGTCGGAGAGATTATCGACGCAGAAACTTCTGAGAAAGGACTCGATGAATTCATCGAGCAGTATCCTCCTGAGGATTGTCGTATCGTTTTTGAGAACCTCGGAAGAGCCCATTTCGTGTTCCATTATCTTTGGGATAGGGGGTACGCGGTCGATGTAGCACATACTGGACACGGTTCGATGCAGGAAATTGCCAATTGCAATTTCAAGACCGATCGCATTGACGCATACAAGCTGGCGCTTGTTTGCAAGGACATCTGGTCAGGAAGGAAGTTCATCAGGCGTGCGCATCTGTCGAAAGACGATGTGATGAGGATGAAGGGTCTCGTTAGGATCCATAACGAATGTGCGAACATCAGGGACGAGATGTATCTCCGCATTCTTGAATATATGAGCCTTCACAACATCCCGGAACATCCGAGATACAAGGATGTCAAAGGACAGGGGTACAGCCAGTATCTTCTGGATATGAAGGATCCTGCGCTTTCAGCGATGGTGAATATGATGTGTTCTGCTATCTAG
- a CDS encoding transposase, protein MANEEIKRYARKSEDARLLMTIKGVSALTAVTVVTAIDGIYRFETPEKLVSFFGLAVPHKESAHKKQKVGVITKEGDPLVRKYLANVVIQQNMWCKDSDLSQFFRKKAESMPHWKAVTAAMRKLTSIIWAMLTKKQPYKFHPMMQS, encoded by the coding sequence GTGGCCAATGAGGAAATCAAGAGATATGCAAGGAAATCCGAGGATGCCAGACTGCTGATGACCATCAAGGGTGTTTCGGCTTTGACAGCAGTCACGGTCGTGACTGCCATCGACGGCATCTACAGATTCGAGACCCCGGAGAAATTGGTATCCTTCTTCGGTCTGGCCGTTCCTCACAAGGAGTCCGCTCACAAGAAGCAGAAGGTGGGCGTGATCACCAAGGAAGGCGATCCGCTGGTCAGGAAGTATCTGGCCAATGTCGTAATACAGCAGAACATGTGGTGCAAGGACAGCGATCTTTCGCAATTCTTTAGGAAGAAAGCAGAATCCATGCCACATTGGAAAGCCGTAACGGCGGCGATGAGGAAGCTCACCTCCATCATCTGGGCGATGCTGACTAAGAAGCAACCTTACAAGTTCCACCCCATGATGCAATCTTGA
- a CDS encoding mechanosensitive ion channel family protein: MRQRMAALTFALIVAASCFAPFLVSEDSDAISTEDYTISVPFHQVTNLIPRIVGNGESTTYSVYITNNSEHVLDVAFSGESNVTYLTWDPLEPITLMPAGDPKNGDFVKVTVTIHVDEVIPSLKGGMFFLTVSIADVEDSTFTISPVTFAIDVNSKLDTSGSYNKFFGVIPNTLQDPFSTPVIPFLVSILTVFLLGLFIGRILIPLFARYIDEDKKRYSGVLSLAAPIIAVLLYLGNALEIVSTDLNLIVDLEKIATAVFIMLLAMVGWKIYVLIVKTSLTRLGKVQDSPLDLSFLPIFTMLGKMVLWVGSISAILHVFGFDLTAILMSAGIITLGITLGAQNVLSQLFNGISLLLTRPFREGDYLMINNETYKVVRIRLMNTELTNTYNDRIISFPNNVLASQTIVNMSKNDRTFTMKILFQIPYGDDMDQVEKVVIDMANKSKYLVHDGKYGKPEVKLMEFKNTGLEMSLEATVVDFSYADNILSDMKKELYIALAEAGIQMPYEKLRVGRLDEDGSSPRDG, from the coding sequence ATGAGACAAAGGATGGCCGCCCTGACATTCGCTCTGATCGTGGCCGCAAGCTGTTTCGCACCGTTTCTCGTGAGTGAGGATTCGGATGCCATCTCAACGGAGGACTACACGATCTCCGTTCCTTTCCATCAGGTCACGAATCTCATACCCAGGATAGTGGGAAACGGGGAGTCCACTACCTACTCTGTCTACATAACAAACAATTCAGAACATGTCCTCGATGTTGCTTTCTCAGGTGAGAGCAACGTCACCTATCTGACTTGGGATCCTTTGGAACCCATAACCCTGATGCCCGCCGGCGATCCGAAGAACGGTGATTTCGTCAAGGTCACGGTTACGATACACGTCGACGAAGTGATCCCTTCGTTGAAGGGAGGAATGTTCTTCCTCACCGTCAGCATCGCGGATGTGGAGGATTCTACGTTCACGATCTCGCCGGTCACATTCGCGATAGACGTCAATTCCAAATTGGACACTTCGGGAAGTTACAACAAGTTCTTCGGTGTGATACCCAACACCCTCCAGGATCCTTTCAGCACCCCTGTCATACCGTTCCTTGTATCCATTCTTACTGTATTCCTGCTTGGATTGTTCATAGGCAGGATACTGATTCCGTTATTCGCCAGGTATATCGATGAGGACAAGAAGAGATACAGCGGAGTCCTCTCATTGGCAGCCCCGATAATCGCGGTCTTGCTGTATCTGGGGAACGCACTCGAGATCGTCAGCACGGATCTGAACCTCATAGTGGACCTGGAGAAGATAGCCACAGCGGTTTTCATCATGCTGTTGGCCATGGTCGGATGGAAGATCTACGTCCTCATAGTGAAGACGTCGCTGACCAGACTAGGCAAGGTCCAGGACTCTCCACTCGACTTGTCTTTCCTTCCGATATTTACGATGCTGGGCAAGATGGTTCTGTGGGTCGGGTCGATCAGTGCCATACTGCATGTGTTCGGATTCGACCTCACCGCCATACTGATGAGCGCCGGAATAATCACTCTGGGGATTACATTGGGTGCCCAGAACGTCCTCTCGCAGCTGTTTAACGGTATCTCCCTTCTGCTCACCAGGCCTTTCAGGGAGGGCGATTATCTGATGATTAACAACGAGACCTACAAGGTTGTGCGCATCAGGCTCATGAACACCGAGTTAACCAACACGTACAACGACCGCATAATATCGTTCCCCAACAACGTCCTTGCCTCCCAGACCATCGTCAATATGAGCAAGAACGACAGGACGTTCACGATGAAGATCCTATTCCAGATCCCTTACGGGGACGATATGGACCAGGTCGAGAAGGTCGTAATCGATATGGCGAACAAGAGCAAATATCTCGTCCACGATGGGAAATATGGCAAGCCGGAGGTAAAGCTCATGGAGTTCAAGAACACCGGATTGGAGATGAGCCTGGAAGCCACTGTCGTGGATTTCTCCTATGCGGACAACATCCTCTCGGATATGAAGAAGGAGCTCTACATCGCTCTGGCCGAAGCCGGTATCCAGATGCCCTACGAAAAGCTGAGGGTTGGCAGGCTGGATGAGGATGGCTCCTCTCCCCGCGACGGATGA
- a CDS encoding universal stress protein, giving the protein MYKNILLAVDGSENNSIAVKDAVCIAKSMGAKLTAIHVMAGADLKTNAFGGDVSASERADIAQKSANEAFKEVKYLSEKAGVEVKMITVGGTPANEIVKISDQYDLIVCGSLGATGLSKVFMGSVSEALVRHSKCAVLVSRRP; this is encoded by the coding sequence GTGTACAAGAATATCTTGCTGGCAGTAGATGGAAGTGAGAACAACAGCATCGCGGTAAAGGACGCAGTATGCATAGCGAAGTCCATGGGAGCCAAGCTCACAGCCATCCATGTAATGGCAGGAGCGGATCTCAAGACCAATGCGTTCGGAGGAGACGTCTCCGCATCGGAGAGGGCGGACATAGCCCAGAAATCGGCGAACGAGGCATTCAAAGAGGTCAAATACCTGAGTGAGAAGGCAGGAGTTGAAGTCAAGATGATTACGGTCGGTGGCACCCCCGCGAACGAGATTGTGAAGATCTCCGATCAGTATGACCTCATCGTCTGCGGTTCTCTGGGAGCTACCGGACTTTCGAAGGTGTTCATGGGAAGCGTGTCCGAGGCACTTGTGAGGCATTCCAAGTGTGCTGTCCTTGTATCGAGGAGACCCTGA
- the cobN gene encoding cobaltochelatase subunit CobN has translation MPSDEPVDSYKSKTFRIAYLSIHSTAPKMLEESCLKLKKELGIEVSFKGYTKEDCEDDPLIYEDLCRNTLHCDLVHIRCMGDPWKFSRFDRYSEVLRKSKAFIAPVTGNIEVDMLTEDLYTGTMEELKDLETYIVYKCPENDFRFLWWAARHLGFTDREPPGPEPHPDHEIYHHRYPGKIDTMEYLSELDRSKITVGMVFADSQKVYDNTKYIDMLTDMLEERGMQTIPVSSSFACTRRPGGTESIFRTYFMDENGPIVDVIISLTAYSNINRADGVIPNIDEESCLRRLLDVPVIFGMAYHNSFLDFEMEKTGMRKSDFGANVIYPELDGNILGPPVSFTSKEKPKINQPIPERMDHLCRLTEAWGKLRRKPVTERKVAIMMWQSRPNSGMIGSAASLDTVESVSDILKRMRDLGYRVDSCPSQGRELIDEILDNITNDLDNQSLETVRKKAVDLVSREDYIRDYDQIPKWDRMMTERSWGEPVGELMTDRGKIIIPGLMKGNVFVCYQPMRGWAENMEQNIHDPMLFTQHQYNAYYWWIKNVFKADMIFHMGTHGTLEWLPGLNVGLSEKCNPDYVLDAVPNVYPYIVNDPGEGVQAKRRAESVLIGHMPPTMARADSHGELMEIEVQLQDYFKYRGSASDVMKTELVRQIYEAVKTNNLLKDLGLDGDDDPGPEGFADHIIDLHQYLEDVQETLVRADLHIIGREPKGDHFDEMVYSLSRLDNGDIRSLRDAFSENQGVDLQAAIDDPSGEQTDGELNAVTVSRIDGEEREFIQKLRTEFNYDTEKAKSYLLDRYGKVSEDLSESVRYVCERIVPNIRRMSYELDHMMDAVDGRFVIPGPSGAPTRGSADILPMGRNFYSLDPEKVPTKTSWEIGKRMADQMIERFVSDKGTYPREVGIVIWATDMMKTGGDDAAYILWLLGVKPVWSKMGGQVVDLEVIPVKELGRPRVDVTLNITGLFRDTFPATIDLLDDAVKMVAALDESDEENALAANLRKDIVEDVLNGMSPDEARARNSVRIFGEALGTYGTGVGRLIETGKWDETKDLADMYAALCSYGYSKGEYGKPMKNEFMRRFGKVEATIKNAPTREIDILDIDDVYQYLGGMNSFVRTYGRQDALTYMGDNSDPKKTRIRSTQEELRFLFRSKVTNPKFNNGLMEHGYRGASEMAKITEYTMAWGATSGITEDWMYESLVDTYLRDRNVHDWMDDVNPYAVMNILNTLMEAINRGLWDATQEYRDLLEEMYIDAEERIEELTDK, from the coding sequence ATGCCCTCGGACGAACCTGTCGATTCTTACAAGTCCAAAACATTCAGGATCGCCTATCTTTCGATCCATTCCACGGCACCGAAGATGCTGGAAGAATCCTGTCTGAAACTGAAGAAGGAACTCGGGATAGAGGTCTCCTTCAAAGGTTATACGAAAGAGGATTGTGAGGACGACCCCCTGATCTACGAGGACCTCTGCAGGAATACCTTGCACTGCGACTTGGTGCACATACGCTGCATGGGGGATCCGTGGAAATTCAGCAGATTCGACCGCTACTCCGAAGTACTCAGAAAATCCAAAGCGTTCATAGCGCCGGTCACCGGGAACATCGAAGTGGATATGCTCACAGAGGACCTTTACACAGGCACCATGGAGGAGCTCAAGGACCTGGAGACATACATCGTATACAAGTGTCCAGAGAACGACTTCCGCTTCCTTTGGTGGGCGGCAAGACACCTTGGCTTTACCGACAGGGAACCCCCGGGACCTGAACCCCATCCCGACCACGAGATATACCACCACAGATATCCCGGGAAGATTGACACCATGGAATACCTGTCCGAGCTGGACAGATCCAAGATCACCGTCGGGATGGTGTTCGCCGACAGTCAGAAGGTCTATGACAACACCAAGTACATCGATATGCTGACCGACATGCTGGAGGAACGCGGGATGCAGACAATCCCCGTATCGAGCTCTTTCGCATGCACAAGGAGACCCGGCGGTACGGAGAGCATCTTTCGCACATACTTCATGGATGAGAACGGCCCGATTGTGGACGTCATAATCTCGCTGACCGCATACTCCAATATCAACAGGGCCGACGGGGTCATCCCCAACATAGACGAGGAGAGCTGCCTGCGCAGGCTGTTGGACGTGCCCGTCATATTCGGCATGGCCTACCACAACTCCTTCCTGGACTTCGAGATGGAGAAGACCGGCATGAGGAAATCAGATTTCGGAGCCAACGTGATATATCCGGAACTGGACGGTAATATTCTCGGACCGCCCGTATCTTTCACATCTAAGGAGAAGCCGAAGATCAACCAGCCCATCCCCGAGAGGATGGATCATCTCTGCCGTCTCACCGAGGCTTGGGGGAAACTGAGGAGGAAACCGGTAACCGAGAGGAAGGTCGCAATTATGATGTGGCAGTCCCGCCCCAATTCGGGCATGATCGGCTCTGCCGCCAGCCTGGACACCGTGGAGAGCGTCTCTGACATACTGAAGAGGATGAGGGACCTCGGATACAGGGTAGATAGCTGTCCGTCCCAGGGGAGGGAGTTAATCGACGAGATCCTGGACAACATCACCAACGATCTCGACAACCAATCTTTGGAAACTGTGAGGAAGAAGGCCGTCGACCTTGTGTCAAGGGAAGACTATATCAGGGATTACGACCAGATTCCAAAATGGGACAGGATGATGACCGAGAGGTCCTGGGGGGAACCCGTCGGAGAGCTCATGACCGACAGAGGGAAGATAATCATCCCAGGCCTGATGAAGGGCAACGTTTTCGTCTGCTACCAGCCGATGAGGGGCTGGGCTGAGAACATGGAGCAGAACATCCACGACCCCATGCTGTTCACCCAGCACCAGTACAATGCCTACTACTGGTGGATCAAGAACGTGTTCAAGGCGGACATGATATTCCACATGGGCACCCACGGGACCCTGGAATGGCTCCCCGGACTGAACGTGGGCCTTTCCGAGAAATGCAATCCGGATTATGTGCTCGATGCGGTCCCCAACGTCTATCCGTACATCGTAAACGACCCGGGAGAGGGTGTGCAGGCCAAGAGGAGGGCGGAATCGGTGCTGATCGGGCATATGCCCCCAACCATGGCCCGTGCCGATTCACATGGGGAGCTGATGGAGATAGAGGTCCAGCTCCAGGATTACTTCAAGTACCGTGGCAGCGCATCCGATGTGATGAAGACAGAGCTGGTGAGGCAGATCTACGAAGCGGTGAAAACCAACAATCTGCTGAAAGACCTCGGTCTGGATGGGGATGACGATCCGGGACCGGAAGGATTCGCCGACCACATCATCGATCTACATCAGTACCTGGAGGATGTCCAGGAGACGCTGGTCAGGGCCGACCTGCACATCATTGGCAGAGAACCCAAAGGGGACCACTTCGACGAGATGGTCTATTCGCTTTCAAGATTGGACAACGGCGATATCAGATCCCTGAGGGATGCATTCTCGGAGAATCAGGGCGTGGACCTCCAGGCGGCCATAGACGATCCGTCCGGAGAACAGACTGACGGCGAGCTGAATGCAGTCACGGTGAGCAGGATCGACGGAGAGGAAAGGGAATTCATCCAGAAGCTCAGGACTGAATTCAATTATGATACGGAGAAGGCCAAATCATACCTTCTGGACAGATACGGGAAGGTCTCCGAAGACCTCTCCGAATCCGTAAGGTATGTCTGCGAGAGGATCGTGCCCAACATCCGCAGGATGAGCTACGAGCTCGACCACATGATGGATGCGGTGGACGGCAGGTTCGTCATCCCCGGACCGTCGGGAGCACCGACGCGCGGAAGCGCTGACATCCTCCCCATGGGAAGGAACTTCTACAGCCTTGATCCGGAGAAGGTCCCCACCAAGACCTCATGGGAGATCGGGAAGAGAATGGCCGACCAGATGATCGAGCGCTTCGTTTCCGACAAGGGGACCTATCCGAGGGAGGTCGGGATAGTCATCTGGGCGACGGACATGATGAAGACCGGCGGAGACGATGCCGCATACATCCTCTGGCTCCTGGGAGTGAAACCCGTATGGTCGAAAATGGGCGGGCAGGTCGTGGACCTGGAGGTCATACCGGTCAAGGAACTCGGCAGGCCCCGTGTCGATGTAACCCTGAACATAACTGGACTGTTCAGGGACACGTTCCCGGCGACGATAGATCTTCTAGACGATGCGGTGAAGATGGTGGCGGCACTGGACGAATCCGATGAGGAGAACGCCCTTGCGGCCAACCTGAGGAAGGATATCGTGGAGGATGTCCTGAACGGCATGTCCCCCGATGAGGCTCGCGCCAGGAACTCCGTGAGGATATTCGGAGAAGCACTGGGGACCTACGGGACCGGTGTAGGCAGACTGATCGAGACCGGCAAATGGGATGAGACGAAGGACCTAGCCGACATGTATGCCGCACTGTGCAGCTACGGCTACTCCAAAGGCGAATACGGCAAACCCATGAAGAACGAGTTCATGAGACGTTTCGGAAAGGTCGAGGCTACGATCAAGAACGCTCCGACCAGGGAGATCGACATCCTGGACATCGACGACGTCTACCAGTACCTCGGAGGGATGAACTCCTTCGTAAGGACCTACGGAAGACAGGATGCCCTGACATATATGGGAGACAATTCCGACCCGAAGAAGACCAGGATCCGCAGCACCCAGGAGGAGCTGCGTTTCCTCTTTAGATCAAAGGTCACCAATCCCAAGTTCAACAATGGCCTGATGGAACACGGATACCGCGGTGCATCCGAGATGGCCAAGATCACCGAGTATACCATGGCCTGGGGGGCGACCTCGGGCATTACCGAGGACTGGATGTACGAATCCCTTGTGGACACTTACCTGAGGGACAGGAACGTCCACGACTGGATGGACGATGTGAATCCGTATGCGGTGATGAACATCCTGAACACCCTTATGGAAGCCATCAACAGAGGTCTTTGGGATGCCACTCAGGAATACCGGGATCTCCTCGAGGAGATGTACATCGATGCCGAGGAGAGGATCGAGGAACTCACCGACAAATGA
- a CDS encoding ABC transporter ATP-binding protein, whose protein sequence is MSGRVPLLTGGYSEKGGVRKDTPKSMRNAWRMILGYVYEARGLFFLAMFMVFLESALTAIAPEFVGNITDLISDGLYTGSIDLDSVSVNGLIALLLYLSGSLAMYARQYWMAGIAQTVAKNMRSDLERKMERLPLRFYDNCRKGDVMSRFTNDADTVGSALARSLPIFAHGIILFFVCLFMMLVTDLKLAFVSIIAASGGMIVSALIVKYTQKYYRNQQKNIGKMYGLISELYSTHDMVLAYSASEKNKETFDGINESLRASGFRSEVTMGLLPAIMQFFGNLGYVAVCIVGSVMVIEGEITIGVVVAFILYVKMFMGPLDMIAHSLGNMQAAGAGAERIEEFLNSEEMAADTAGTVPKEIRGKVEFRDVHFGYFDGVDTIKGFSAVIEPGQKVAIVGATGAGKTTTVNLLMRFYEPSSGDILVDGVSVKDMTRSDVHDLFCMVLQDTWLFEGTIRENIAYCSEATEDDVMEACRKVGLDQFICTLPDGLETRIGSKSSLSEGQRQQICIARALVDRSPMLILDEATSSVDTRTEVVIQNAIDSMMHGRTCFVIAHRLSTVRNADIILVMKDGNIAEKGTHYELLSRGGVYADLYHSQFENDD, encoded by the coding sequence ATGAGCGGACGCGTCCCGTTGCTCACAGGAGGGTACTCGGAGAAGGGGGGCGTCCGTAAGGATACGCCCAAATCGATGAGGAATGCCTGGAGGATGATCCTCGGGTACGTCTACGAGGCCAGAGGGCTGTTCTTCCTGGCCATGTTCATGGTGTTCCTGGAGTCGGCCCTCACCGCCATAGCTCCTGAATTCGTCGGGAACATAACCGACCTGATATCAGACGGCCTGTACACCGGTTCGATAGATCTGGACAGCGTTTCCGTCAATGGTCTTATCGCGTTGCTCCTTTACCTCTCCGGCTCTCTGGCCATGTATGCCCGCCAGTATTGGATGGCCGGTATAGCGCAGACCGTGGCAAAGAACATGAGGTCGGATCTGGAGAGAAAGATGGAACGCCTTCCGCTGCGCTTCTATGATAACTGCAGGAAGGGCGATGTGATGAGCAGATTCACCAACGATGCCGACACCGTCGGTTCCGCATTGGCCAGGAGTCTCCCCATCTTCGCACACGGGATAATCCTGTTCTTCGTGTGTCTGTTCATGATGCTGGTCACCGACCTGAAGCTCGCTTTCGTCTCCATCATCGCAGCCTCCGGGGGCATGATCGTCAGCGCCCTCATAGTCAAGTACACTCAGAAGTACTACCGCAACCAGCAGAAGAACATCGGCAAGATGTACGGATTGATCTCCGAGCTGTACAGCACCCACGATATGGTGCTGGCTTATTCGGCTTCGGAGAAGAACAAGGAAACCTTCGATGGCATTAACGAATCTCTGAGGGCCAGCGGTTTCCGTTCCGAGGTCACCATGGGTCTGCTTCCCGCCATAATGCAGTTCTTCGGTAATCTGGGCTATGTGGCCGTGTGCATAGTCGGTTCGGTCATGGTCATCGAGGGGGAGATCACCATAGGCGTGGTCGTCGCATTCATACTGTACGTCAAGATGTTCATGGGTCCCCTGGACATGATAGCTCATTCCCTAGGCAACATGCAGGCCGCCGGAGCAGGTGCGGAGAGGATAGAGGAGTTCCTGAACTCGGAAGAGATGGCTGCCGACACGGCGGGAACAGTGCCCAAGGAGATCAGGGGCAAAGTGGAGTTCAGGGATGTTCATTTCGGTTACTTCGACGGCGTGGATACGATCAAGGGGTTCTCTGCTGTCATAGAGCCTGGCCAGAAGGTAGCCATAGTCGGTGCCACCGGCGCGGGGAAGACCACGACCGTCAACCTCCTGATGAGGTTCTACGAGCCCAGCAGCGGGGACATCCTGGTTGACGGTGTGTCCGTTAAGGATATGACACGCAGTGATGTGCACGATCTGTTCTGCATGGTCCTTCAGGACACTTGGCTGTTCGAGGGCACGATAAGGGAAAACATTGCCTACTGCTCGGAAGCGACCGAGGACGATGTCATGGAGGCGTGTAGGAAGGTTGGTTTGGATCAGTTCATCTGTACCCTTCCCGACGGATTGGAGACCAGGATAGGTTCTAAGAGCTCGCTGTCGGAAGGTCAGAGACAGCAGATATGCATCGCCCGCGCCCTTGTGGACCGTTCCCCGATGCTGATACTCGACGAGGCGACCAGTTCGGTCGACACCCGTACCGAGGTCGTCATCCAGAATGCCATCGATTCGATGATGCACGGGAGGACATGCTTCGTCATAGCCCACAGGCTGTCCACCGTACGCAACGCGGACATCATCCTGGTCATGAAGGACGGAAACATCGCCGAGAAGGGAACGCACTATGAGCTGCTGAGCAGGGGCGGGGTGTACGCAGACCTGTATCACTCCCAGTTCGAGAACGATGATTGA
- a CDS encoding ABC transporter ATP-binding protein, with translation MSGIFSFVRFFRRTEWALSVLVVLMIVLQVWFELEIPNYMAAITDVITSHGTSEEVLEKSFAMVGCAVATLIIGLLVSSTVGWISSSTAKTIRQAEFDHVQKFSLSEIDRISTYSLITRSTNDVKQVQDFIGVALESLIRAPIISIWAILRISQSDMTWTVATVISIFAMILLVITILRLTAPLYRKVQKLNDGINAVTMEMLTGQRVIRAYNADDLERDKFEAANDALTQNHIRAARIMGFNVPMNGFIRNGLAMTIYWLGAFIIAGTSSEPLRLELFSEMIVFSTYAILALNGFRTMVQIFNVFPRAQASLDRIFEVLDTDLTIVGGTVTDGDRKGSISFRDVSFRYMGSSADVLSGISFDVNPGETVAVIGATGCGKTSLMNLIPRFYDCNEGKVLVDGIDVKEYDLDSLRSKIGYVSQRPTILSGSVRDNVNYGKGSENRTDDDIWSALETACIKDFIEDSGGLGINLSEEGRNISGGQKQRVAIARAICKGPEIYVFDDCFSAIDFRTDLEVRRRLKRRTEGSTVVLVTQRIGTARGADRIIVLDKGRIVGQGTHEELLDGCALYREIAESQRTGDEL, from the coding sequence TTGAGCGGTATATTCTCCTTCGTCAGATTCTTCCGCAGGACGGAATGGGCCCTTTCTGTTCTAGTGGTCCTGATGATAGTCCTGCAGGTATGGTTCGAATTGGAGATACCAAACTACATGGCGGCCATCACGGATGTCATCACATCTCACGGGACGTCGGAGGAGGTCCTTGAGAAGTCGTTCGCCATGGTAGGTTGTGCCGTTGCCACGTTGATCATCGGGTTGCTTGTCAGCAGTACCGTGGGATGGATATCATCATCGACCGCTAAGACCATCCGTCAGGCCGAGTTCGATCACGTCCAGAAGTTCTCCCTGTCGGAGATCGACAGGATCTCCACTTACAGTCTGATCACACGTTCCACCAATGATGTCAAGCAGGTACAGGATTTCATCGGAGTCGCATTGGAATCGCTCATCAGGGCGCCGATCATCTCCATATGGGCGATCCTCAGGATAAGTCAGAGCGATATGACCTGGACCGTGGCCACGGTGATATCCATATTCGCGATGATCCTGCTGGTCATCACCATACTCCGCCTCACAGCACCTCTGTACAGGAAGGTGCAGAAACTGAACGACGGGATCAATGCCGTGACCATGGAGATGCTGACCGGACAGAGGGTCATCAGGGCGTACAATGCGGACGATCTCGAGAGGGACAAGTTCGAAGCTGCCAACGATGCTCTGACACAGAACCACATCCGTGCAGCTAGGATCATGGGTTTCAACGTGCCCATGAACGGTTTCATAAGGAACGGCCTGGCCATGACCATCTACTGGTTGGGAGCATTCATAATAGCCGGGACATCCTCGGAGCCCCTCCGCCTTGAGCTGTTCTCGGAGATGATCGTGTTCTCGACATATGCCATACTGGCCCTGAACGGGTTCCGTACAATGGTGCAGATATTCAATGTGTTCCCGAGGGCCCAGGCATCCCTCGACCGTATCTTCGAGGTCTTGGATACCGATCTGACGATCGTCGGAGGTACGGTGACCGATGGCGATAGGAAAGGATCCATTTCCTTCAGGGATGTGAGCTTCCGTTACATGGGGTCATCAGCGGATGTCCTCAGCGGAATCAGTTTCGATGTGAATCCCGGTGAGACGGTGGCGGTGATCGGTGCAACGGGATGCGGCAAGACATCGCTTATGAACCTCATACCGAGATTCTACGATTGCAATGAAGGAAAGGTCCTAGTCGACGGAATCGATGTGAAGGAGTACGATCTGGATTCACTGCGTTCCAAGATAGGGTACGTCTCTCAGAGGCCCACCATCCTGTCCGGATCCGTAAGGGACAATGTCAATTATGGCAAGGGATCCGAGAACCGCACGGATGATGACATATGGTCAGCTCTGGAAACCGCCTGTATTAAGGATTTCATCGAGGACTCGGGAGGATTGGGCATTAACCTGTCCGAGGAGGGAAGGAACATCTCAGGAGGACAGAAGCAGAGGGTCGCTATCGCGAGGGCCATTTGCAAAGGTCCGGAGATCTACGTCTTCGACGACTGTTTCTCAGCCATAGATTTCCGTACCGATCTGGAGGTGAGGCGCAGGCTCAAGAGACGTACCGAAGGTTCCACGGTGGTCCTTGTTACACAGAGGATCGGCACTGCCCGTGGTGCGGATAGGATCATCGTCCTGGATAAGGGACGGATCGTAGGTCAGGGTACCCACGAGGAGCTGCTTGACGGCTGCGCCCTCTACAGGGAGATCGCTGAATCCCAGAGAACAGGTGATGAGTTATGA
- a CDS encoding cysteine hydrolase, whose protein sequence is MSESMKPVDKKDRKLALVIVDVQKKFIIGADDSTLESAKLHTETMKKVIDMFREAGRPVIWILYEGPTCMEGITDDAMQLLDGFEIKDSDFVVRKYHMNSFNNTNLSDVILKNDCDAALIMGMFAQHCVVATYWGAFDKEVSPYMMRDGLISNKEDMIELVYGLCKTYDLQELEENLEIHKKK, encoded by the coding sequence ATGTCGGAATCGATGAAGCCTGTAGATAAGAAGGACAGGAAATTGGCACTGGTCATCGTTGATGTCCAGAAGAAGTTCATCATCGGGGCGGACGATTCCACTCTGGAATCAGCCAAACTCCATACCGAGACCATGAAGAAAGTCATCGATATGTTCAGGGAGGCCGGCAGGCCTGTGATCTGGATCCTATACGAGGGTCCTACCTGTATGGAAGGTATCACCGATGATGCCATGCAGCTCCTGGACGGTTTCGAGATCAAGGATTCGGATTTTGTCGTGAGGAAGTATCACATGAACTCATTCAATAACACCAACCTCTCCGACGTCATTCTGAAGAACGATTGTGATGCGGCTCTTATCATGGGGATGTTTGCCCAGCACTGTGTCGTGGCCACATATTGGGGAGCCTTCGATAAGGAAGTCTCGCCTTACATGATGAGGGACGGCCTGATAAGCAACAAAGAAGACATGATAGAGCTGGTCTACGGACTGTGTAAGACGTACGACCTCCAGGAACTCGAAGAGAACCTGGAGATCCACAAGAAGAAGTGA